The Pyxidicoccus xibeiensis region GCCATTCGCCGGCACCAGCGACGACGCCAGCCCCGTGACCCGCAGGGAGCCCAGGGTGTTCGGGTCCAGGCGGTGAATGTTGACGCGCCCGACGTTCCCCATGCCCCGGAAATACTCTCCGCTGGAATAGGCCGCCACGATGCCCTCGGTATTGGACACGAGCGCGATGTCCGGCAAGAGCTTCGAGGTCCCCAGCTCCACCGTGCCAGGAACCAGCGTGCAGGTGCCAGGCGTGACGACCTCACTCTGAACGGTGACGTGGTAGATGTAGTAGACGGGGTACGGATACGGGCCGTTCTCCTGGAGGACCCTGAGCACATAGTCGCAGCCCTGCCGGTGCGTCCGCAGCTCCTTGACGACGGGCAGGGTGTTCAGGTCCTGCCGGGCGAGCTCGGGAGCCTCATCGCTCACCGGACTCGAGGGCTGCTCCATTCCCTCACCGCACGCCGCGCCCATCATCATCACCAGGCTCACTGCCATCAGCTGCCGCGTCATGTGCTGCCTCCGCTCTTGGGAGCTCATTCCATCCCTCTCCACGAGGGATGCACTGGCCCGGATAGCGATTGTGCCATGCGCAAACTCCAATCGGTGAAGAACATCCTGGCCCCGCGTCGTCGCCCCCTCGCGCGGCGACGAGGGGGAGGCCACTTTGGGGCCCGACGAAGGGCGGTCGAGCCCGCCAGCCGCCTGTGCCGTGGCGGCCGCATGGGCGCGCGCTTCCAGGCGCGGCACCGCGAGCAGCGGGAGGTGCCTTCACCCCCGCCGCCCGCCCAGCCTCACGGCGTGAACTTCCCAGAAGGGGCGCGGCAGGTGCCTGGCTCTCTTGGCTGGCTGTGGCGGCGTACGACGCCTTGCTGCGGCTCGACAAGCCGGGGCCGGGCTTCTACATGTTTCATTTCCCTTTTTCCCGGAGGCGCGCGAGCAACTCTTCCAGATTGCCCAGGCCCGCGGAATAGCCTTCCTTGAACCCCATCTTGATTTGGGCTTCGAGGTGCGCGAGCGAATCGCAGCGGATGTCATTGGTGACCAGGGTGATGCCTTTGCTTTCGGAGAAGGAATTGACCCATGTCGACCCCGTCGTGGCCGGATTCACTTTTCCGCTTTCGTCGCAGAAGAGGCTCCGGTACGTGAAGCTTTTTCGCGGGGCGATCTTCGAGAAGTCCTTCAATGCCCAATGCCTCTCGCCTTGGGGACCGACCATGGCATACAGCCATCGCCCGCCTTCGGAAAAGTCCATGGATTTGGTTTCCGCCTTCCAGGGTTTGGGCGCCCACCATTGGTCGAGGAGTTCGGCCTCGGTCCAGGCCGCCCAGACCAGGTCGAGCGGCGCATCAAAGGAGCGCTCCACCTTGACGGCCAGGTTATCCTTGTCCACCACGAAATTGAAAATCTTCTCTTGGGTCATTTCTTCCTCGCCTTCAATCGGGTGAGTACGTCGTCCAGTTGGGTGAACCGCTTGGCCATCAGGGCCTTGAATTGCTCCAGCCATTGCTCGACTTCGAGCATCTTGTCGGCCCTCAAGTGGTATTGGATTTCCCGCCCTTGCTGTTCCTGATCCAGCAGGTCGCATTCCACCAGGATCCGGATGTGCTTCGAAACGGCCTGCCGGCTGGTCTCGAAATGCTCGGCCATGGCACTCGGGGTCATCCCCTGCACGGCCAAGAGCATGATGATGGCGCGCCGGGTCGGATCGGCGATGGCTTGGAAAATGTCCCTTCTCATCCGGCTCCCTGCGGGTGATCCGCAACCGTTCGGTGGCGAATATGCTCGCAACCGTTCGGTTGCGCAACATCTTTCCGAAGATCCGGAAGAAGGGCTGGTTTCAACCCAAAGTCGGAGAGCATGGGAAGGATAGGAGCCCTCTTGGGCGGAGCGGGAGGGTGCAGAGCGGGAGGTGAGGGGCGCTGACGGGGAGCCCATGAGCCGCACGCCGAGCCGGCGCAGAAGCCTTTCATCTCCAGCAGACACACGCCTGCCCAGCCCAGCCGCCTTCTCAGGCGGAGCGCGGCAGGGGCCTGGCTCTCTTGGCTGGCTGTGGCGGCTTGAGCTTCA contains the following coding sequences:
- a CDS encoding SRPBCC family protein is translated as MTQEKIFNFVVDKDNLAVKVERSFDAPLDLVWAAWTEAELLDQWWAPKPWKAETKSMDFSEGGRWLYAMVGPQGERHWALKDFSKIAPRKSFTYRSLFCDESGKVNPATTGSTWVNSFSESKGITLVTNDIRCDSLAHLEAQIKMGFKEGYSAGLGNLEELLARLREKGK
- a CDS encoding ArsR/SmtB family transcription factor, producing MRRDIFQAIADPTRRAIIMLLAVQGMTPSAMAEHFETSRQAVSKHIRILVECDLLDQEQQGREIQYHLRADKMLEVEQWLEQFKALMAKRFTQLDDVLTRLKARKK